A stretch of the Candidatus Krumholzibacteriia bacterium genome encodes the following:
- a CDS encoding FlgD immunoglobulin-like domain containing protein, whose translation TIRALPTITSAQGDQPDILVVNDFGHRGGENDFLTAFGQLGMKEGVDFDTWTTKGPSSAVSNGIGSGGAHGATGQQLVGYSTLIYLSGNLSDALISDGSNQGGNDKSLDTEALSQWHNAAGDRYMVYFGDDLVDFMNSSGPVNASYLSTVMGVQAVDTNLRDEAGGLTTPLVQPSDFGLTRGLQTPILAFGGCLGINQFDSILPAGASTVLYEIVDPNTGQVQTPPGAVWFEREVPAAEGTDRKVDVTFPFGFNVVYNPPNYVAQNGISARALFLQELLTSLGGPVGDISQATDTDAAPRPFRVAANSPNPFNPKTTIAFTAPRSGEVRIRVFNLRGELVRTLLDGTVAAGEHNVVWNGTDARGSRVASGVYLYRVEGFGRTVTRKMAMVK comes from the coding sequence CACCATCCGTGCGCTTCCGACGATCACGAGCGCGCAGGGCGACCAGCCCGACATCCTGGTGGTCAACGACTTCGGCCACCGTGGCGGCGAGAACGACTTCCTCACCGCCTTCGGCCAGCTCGGCATGAAGGAGGGTGTGGACTTCGACACCTGGACCACGAAGGGCCCGAGTTCTGCCGTGAGCAACGGCATCGGATCCGGTGGCGCACACGGGGCGACCGGCCAGCAGCTCGTCGGCTACTCCACGCTGATCTATCTGTCCGGCAACCTCTCGGACGCCCTGATCAGCGACGGGAGCAACCAGGGTGGAAACGACAAGAGCCTCGACACCGAGGCCCTTTCGCAGTGGCACAATGCAGCCGGCGATCGCTACATGGTCTACTTCGGCGACGACCTCGTCGACTTCATGAACAGCAGTGGGCCGGTGAACGCGTCGTACCTCTCGACCGTCATGGGCGTGCAGGCGGTGGACACGAACCTGCGGGACGAGGCCGGCGGTCTGACCACACCTCTGGTCCAGCCCTCCGACTTCGGCCTGACGCGCGGCTTGCAGACTCCGATCCTGGCCTTCGGTGGCTGTCTGGGCATCAACCAGTTCGACAGCATTCTGCCGGCCGGCGCATCGACCGTGCTCTACGAGATCGTCGATCCGAACACGGGTCAGGTCCAGACCCCGCCGGGCGCGGTGTGGTTCGAGCGCGAAGTGCCAGCGGCCGAAGGCACCGACCGCAAGGTCGACGTGACCTTCCCCTTCGGCTTCAACGTGGTCTACAATCCGCCGAACTACGTGGCCCAGAACGGAATCTCGGCCCGAGCCCTGTTCCTCCAGGAGCTGCTGACCTCGTTGGGCGGACCGGTGGGCGACATCTCGCAGGCCACCGACACCGATGCGGCTCCCCGGCCCTTCCGGGTGGCGGCGAACTCGCCCAACCCGTTCAACCCCAAGACGACCATCGCCTTCACGGCGCCGCGCTCGGGCGAGGTCCGGATCCGGGTGTTCAACCTGCGCGGCGAGCTCGTGCGGACGCTGCTCGACGGGACGGTCGCAGCGGGAGAGCACAACGTGGTCTGGAACGGCACCGACGCGCGGGGCTCGCGCGTGGCCAGTGGCGTCTACCTGTACCGCGTCGAAGGCTTCGGCCGGACGGTCACGCGCAAGATGGCCATGGTGAAATAA
- a CDS encoding MauE/DoxX family redox-associated membrane protein — MNTTSQERPATGGGAGSGLAVVAAMVVGAVLLFSAFTKMISAPAFVSTVEDYQFLAPSLVLPAATLLIGIEFGLALMLILGPGRRLAAGITVPLAAVFMVFNVIAIQRGMADCGCFGEVIKVAPEQELVLNAVMVVLAGVVLRFGRPFATPHPMVTPTVGWGGTLLGVGLFLLGGPVVSNSGESMDVTTDDLQVLADASPPLAEIPDDAFFYFFSADCDHCWAYAGAVQLMHDRVEGLEVHAVTNSDPMSLEAFEDAFLPTYPIHRLDPATFDAMVPTYPSAVFVQAGGVSQTWAGWVPSHRQIAESAGYFYRETPPVAADDAVDEGPANGSGASAADLLGGTLSGRGQ, encoded by the coding sequence ATGAACACAACTTCACAAGAGCGCCCCGCGACGGGTGGAGGCGCCGGCTCGGGGCTAGCAGTCGTCGCCGCCATGGTGGTGGGGGCCGTGCTCCTGTTCTCGGCATTCACGAAGATGATCTCGGCCCCGGCCTTCGTGTCCACGGTCGAGGATTACCAGTTCCTGGCTCCCTCCCTGGTGCTGCCGGCGGCCACGCTGCTCATCGGGATCGAGTTCGGGCTGGCCCTCATGCTGATCCTGGGCCCCGGACGACGCCTGGCTGCAGGAATCACCGTGCCGCTGGCCGCGGTGTTCATGGTCTTCAACGTGATCGCGATCCAACGCGGGATGGCCGACTGCGGGTGCTTCGGCGAGGTGATCAAGGTCGCCCCGGAGCAGGAGCTGGTCCTCAACGCCGTGATGGTGGTGCTCGCGGGGGTGGTGTTGCGCTTCGGCCGACCCTTCGCGACCCCGCATCCGATGGTCACCCCGACGGTCGGATGGGGTGGGACCCTGCTCGGCGTCGGCCTGTTCCTGCTCGGTGGCCCGGTGGTGTCGAACAGCGGTGAGAGCATGGACGTGACCACGGACGATCTGCAGGTCCTGGCCGACGCGTCGCCACCGCTGGCCGAGATCCCCGACGACGCCTTCTTCTACTTCTTCTCGGCCGATTGCGACCACTGCTGGGCCTACGCCGGAGCGGTGCAGCTCATGCACGACCGGGTCGAGGGCCTGGAGGTCCACGCGGTCACGAACAGTGATCCGATGTCCCTGGAGGCCTTCGAGGACGCCTTCCTCCCGACCTATCCGATCCACCGCCTGGATCCGGCCACCTTCGACGCCATGGTGCCGACCTATCCGAGCGCGGTCTTCGTCCAGGCGGGTGGAGTGTCGCAGACCTGGGCCGGGTGGGTGCCGAGCCACCGTCAGATCGCCGAGAGCGCGGGATACTTCTACCGCGAAACCCCGCCCGTGGCGGCCGACGACGCGGTGGACGAAGGACCTGCGAACGGGTCCGGTGCCAGTGCGGCCGACCTGCTCGGGGGCACGCTCAGCGGTCGCGGTCAGTAG
- the rocD gene encoding ornithine--oxo-acid transaminase, with product MAEAVTSSSSSKSVIDLAERVGAHNYHPLPVVISLAEGVWVHDPEGRRYLDFLSAYSAVNQGHRHPHIIQALKDQADRVTLTSRAFYNDRMGEFLEKLCTYTGYQMALPMNTGAEAVETSMKLARLWGHKVKGVEDGKQEIICFHENFHGRTISIISYSDDAVAREGFGPFTPGFRVVDYDDPQAIEDAITPNTVAVNLEPIQGEAGVNVPSHGYLRAVREICDRHEILMIADEVQTGFCRTGRKFAVDHEDVRPDVMCLGKALGGGVFPVSAVVADEDVLGVFGPGSHGSTFGGNPLGAAVAIASIEVLENEKLDERAEEFGQYVRAQLEELVDQVPRLQKVRGKGLLNAVVFEEGFEAWDVCVTLKDHGLLAKQTHGNIIRFAPPLVISREELDHALGIIREVFLAID from the coding sequence ATGGCCGAAGCCGTCACGAGCAGCTCTTCGTCGAAGTCGGTGATCGATCTGGCCGAGCGCGTCGGCGCGCACAACTACCACCCGCTCCCGGTCGTGATCTCCCTGGCGGAAGGCGTGTGGGTCCACGACCCCGAGGGCCGGCGCTACCTGGACTTCCTGTCGGCCTACTCGGCCGTGAATCAAGGCCACCGGCACCCGCACATCATCCAGGCGCTGAAGGACCAGGCGGACCGGGTCACGTTGACCAGCCGGGCCTTCTACAACGACCGCATGGGCGAGTTCCTCGAGAAGCTGTGCACCTACACCGGCTACCAGATGGCCCTGCCCATGAACACCGGCGCCGAGGCGGTGGAGACCTCCATGAAGCTGGCCCGCCTCTGGGGCCACAAGGTCAAGGGAGTCGAGGACGGGAAGCAGGAGATCATCTGCTTCCACGAGAACTTCCACGGACGCACGATCTCGATCATCAGCTACAGCGACGACGCCGTCGCTCGCGAGGGCTTCGGACCCTTCACCCCCGGCTTCCGGGTGGTCGACTACGACGACCCGCAGGCGATCGAGGACGCGATCACGCCGAACACCGTGGCCGTGAACCTCGAACCGATCCAGGGCGAGGCCGGAGTGAACGTGCCCAGCCACGGCTACCTGCGGGCGGTGCGTGAGATCTGCGATCGTCACGAGATCCTCATGATCGCCGACGAGGTCCAGACCGGGTTCTGCCGCACCGGGCGGAAGTTCGCGGTCGACCACGAGGACGTGCGCCCCGACGTCATGTGCCTGGGGAAGGCACTCGGCGGAGGTGTGTTCCCGGTGAGCGCCGTGGTCGCCGACGAGGACGTGCTCGGCGTGTTCGGTCCCGGGAGCCACGGCTCGACCTTCGGCGGCAATCCGCTGGGGGCCGCGGTGGCCATCGCCTCGATCGAGGTGCTCGAGAACGAGAAGCTCGACGAACGGGCCGAGGAGTTCGGCCAGTACGTGCGGGCGCAGCTCGAAGAGCTGGTCGATCAGGTTCCCCGTCTGCAGAAGGTCCGTGGCAAGGGGCTGCTGAATGCGGTCGTCTTCGAGGAGGGCTTCGAGGCCTGGGACGTGTGCGTGACCCTGAAGGACCACGGCCTGCTCGCCAAGCAGACCCACGGCAACATCATCCGGTTCGCGCCCCCACTGGTGATCAGCCGCGAGGAGCTGGATCACGCCCTGGGGATCATCCGCGAGGTGTTCCTGGCGATCGATTGA